In the genome of Colwellia sp. PAMC 21821, the window CACAACCCACTCTTGGGTTCGGTGACGTAGTAAAGTGACCACGCTTTGCCAAGCAAATAGCGCGCTGCATAAATTGATGATCTTTTAACGAAAAATTGCTCATTAAGCCACTCTAGATTAAGTAATACCAAGTTGATTAATACGTTTATTATTCATCATCGCCTAAACGTGCGATTTCTTCACCAAATTCTTTAATGTCTTCAAATGAACGATATACAGAAGCAAAGCGAATATAGGCTACTTTGTCTAAACTCTTTAGTTGCTCCATGATAATAGTGCCGAGCATTTCACTCGACACCTCACGTTCGCCGGTTGCCCGCAGTTGTGATTTAAGTTTATTAATCGACAGCTCCATTTCTTCTGTGCTCACGGGTCTTTTTTCTAACGCGCGTAATAAGCCATTACGCATTTTATCTTCATTAAAAGGTTCGCGGGAACCATCTCGCTTAATAATGCGTGGCATCACTAATTCGGCACTTTCAAACGTGGTATATCTTTCATGGCATGCTAAGCATTCACGACGACGACGCACTTGATGACCATCTGACACTAAACGAGAGTCGATAACTTTAGTGTCGTTGGCTGAACAAAAGGGACAATACATTGATGAGTTCCGAAGTTAATGGGTCATGAATAATTTAATCACGATATTTTAATTGAAAAAAGTGCATTTAGCGAAATATCTTACCAAATAAAAACCAGTTAAAAAAAATGGCCACAAAGGTGGCCATTTTAAGGTTATTACTTGACGTTTAATAAAGTAATAACAAGATTTTTAATGCTAAAACTTATTACTTGTAAACAGGGAAACGAGCACAAAGTTCACTAACACCGGCGCGAACTTTAGCGATAACGTCTTCGTTTTCAATGTCATCCAAAATATCGCAAATCCAGCCAGTAGTTATTTTAGTTTCTTCAACACCAAAACCACGACGAGTAATTGCTGGAGTACCTAAACGTAGGCCAGAAGTTACAAATGGTGAACGTGGGTCATTTGGCACAGAGTTTTTATTTACTGTGATATGAGCACGGCCTAACGCGGCATCTGCATCTTTACCGGTAATATCTTTATCAATAAGATCAAGGAGTAACAAATGGTTTTCAGTGCTGTTAGAAACAACTTTATAACCACGCTCTTGTAATACTGCCACCATAGCTTTAGCGTTATCTAATACGTTTTGCTGATACACTTTAAACTCTGGCGCTAATGCTTCTTTAAATGCCACGGCTTTCGCAGCAATAATGTGCATTAAAGGTCCACCTTGACCACCAGGGAATACTGCGCTGTTCAATTTTTTATAAATTGCTTCATCATCACAAGCAGAAACGATTAAGCCACCACGTGGGCCAGCCAATGTTTTATGTGTAGTCGTCGTAACAACATGTGCGTGTGGCACCGGGTTAGGATATAAACCTGCGGCAACTAAGCCGGCAACATGTGCCATATCAACGAAAAAATACGCCTCAACTTTGTCGGCAATTTTACGCATACGCGCCCAGTCAACAACACCAGAAAACGCTGAGAAACCACCAATAATCATCTCTGGCTTATGCTCTATTGCTAAACGCTCTAATTCAACGTAATCAATATCGCCAGTTTCAGGGTGTAAACCGTACTGAATTGCTTCGTATGACTTACCTGAAAAGTTAACATGTGAGCCATGAGTTAAGTGACCACCATGCGCTAAGCTCATACCTAACACTTTCCCGCCAGGAGTAACTAAGGCTTGAAAAACAGCTGAGTTAGCTTGTGAACCTGCATGTGGTTGCACGTTGGCATAAGTAGCGCCAAATAATTCTTTTGCGCGATCAATCGCTAACTGTTCAGCGATATCAACATATTCACAACCACCGTAATAACGCTTACCTGGGTAACCTTCGGCATATTTATTAGTCAGCTGTGAACCTTGAGCTTCGAGTACACGTGGACTACAGTAGTTTTCCGAAGCGATGAGTTCTATATGTTCTTCTTGGCGAACAACTTCATTGCTCATTGCTTGATAAAGTTCTGGATCAAAATCTGCAATATTCATATCACGTGTAAACATGTTTTATCCTCAAATAGTCTGCTATTAGCAATACTGGGGGTGGCGTTAGTTCAAAATTAATTGCGGCATATTCTGCCTGAACTTGAAGTATTTGTACACGCAAAAACCGTACTCTGTTAGTTCATTTTGCAATCAAATATACTTTGAAGTGAGTGATAAAAACTTTTATCACTCACTTCAATAAATAATTCAAACTAATATACCGCCTTGAAATCGCAATAACAACAAATTTAATGCGAACAAAAAACAATAAATTTGCATATTATTTCATAAAAACAAATAAACCTGATTTTTATGCTAACTTAGCTTTTAATAGCTGCTGGTATTCTTGTTTACGTTTTCGATGTAGGTAGTCAACGACGATATATACAACAACCATAAAGCCATTAGCCATTAAATATGCCGATAAAACTGCTTTGCTACTTGTTTGACTTACGGTATATACAAACCAATTAATCAGCGGTAAAAACGGTAAAAATGAAATTTTTGTAATCCACATGTATTGCATTGATGATTTACTGCTCGCTATCGCATTGTCTATAGCTTTTTCAGGACTGTCACAAAGCTGTGACCATGTTGCGACACGGATCTTAGTTTCAAAATAAACAAAAATTAGTGACAACAAGCTGCCGAGTCCAAGATAAATATTAAAAGGCTCTCCCCATTCGCCATTATATACACCGTATAAAAATGCAATAAATAAAGCGATGGTTGCAACAATATTTAGTGCGAAACAAAATTTTGCGCCAATAGTTCTACGCCGTGTTCGCTTCACTAAAGCTAACACATCGGTTTTTATCGTCGGTTGTGTTTGCCAATCTTGAGTGAGCTCTGCCCAAGCATCATCCGGTAATTCAGGCATATCAGCACTTTGCTTTTCTCTATGAGACAGCAGTATTTCTGTAGAGACATGTTCGCTGGTTGATTGCTCACTTTCGCTCGCCATTTTAATTTTATCGTTTTCTTCACTCATACTGCCTCCAACAATTGCATCAATTTTGCCTTTGCTCTTTGTAGCCTAACGCCAACTAAGTTAATAGATATTGCTAACACGTCAGCAATATCTTGATAACTCATCCCCTCAAGCGCCAAGGTTATGACTTGCTGCTGTTCAAGCTTCAGCTGACGAATGGCATGAGCAAGTCGCTGTTGTCTTTGGTTTTGATCTAGTGATTGATATGGTGTGAGTTGCGGACAAACTGAAGTATCATTTATTACTGGTTCATAACTCGTGCTATCTACCGGCTGAAAACCTTGCTCTGTTTTTACCGTTTTAACGGCTTTAGCGACATGCGTTGCTAAAACATTATGAGCAATTCGCGCAATAAAAGTTTTAACGGCTGAGTCGGCACGAAAGCTAGGTAAAGCTCGCCATATGTTTAAGGCAATTTCTTGAAAAAGCTCTTCTTGAATTGCAGGAATGGCTTCAAAGCCATTAATAATATGACGCAGGAGTTTCTCATGTTCAGAAATCCAGTTAATAAATATTGCTTGATTGCTCAATGAATAACCCAGTTTATGTTTAGCCGTTTTAAAACAGTCTTGTTTTTGGATGACTAATTCTACTGGGTTATTCATTTTATACAATCCTACTGACAATCTCTAACTCAACGACATCACTACTTTTTCAGAGGTTAAACGTTTGGCTAATATTAGCACCAATGCCACGGTTAAACCGATGGTCGCCATACTGGTAAATAATAAGGCGTTCCAATCTATCGGTAAGCCTTTAAATACATCTTCCATTAACAATGACTGACCCGAAATCGGCACCCATTCGACCCAAGCAGGTTTGTCATCCATCATCATTAACGCAAATGGGATGAAGCTAGGCGCCATGATTAACATAGTCACCGTTGATTGCGCCTCTTTGAAACTCTTGGCCTGAAAAGCGAATAATAATTGTAGTGAAGCCGCCAGAAAGCAAATAGGTACCAATAACAACAATAAAATTGCAAAGGTACTGGCATCAATACTAAAACTTGCACCTATCTTGGTAAGGTCAACAAAGTTCATCGCAACGGAGGTAAGTACTAACATTAAGATAATGGAGATAATGGAAATTGAACTGGCGCAGCTCAACTTAGCTAACACTATTTTTAAGGTGCTAACAGGCTGGCACAATAACATTTCCAATACATTGCGCTCTCTTTCGCCAGCGCTGGAGTCAATCGCCACCGGTAAACCTGACATAAACGCAGCCATCATTAAATAGACTCCTAAAATTAGAGAGATCATCACCGCATTACTACTGGGCAGTGAAGTATCTTGCTCAAGTAGTTTAATGGGTTGCAATAATTTCGTATCAATACCGCGCACTAATAGCCGCTTATAACCTATTATCAGAGAGTGTTCGCTCACAACATCTTTAATGCGCCGAATAGGCGATGATAACGACTTCTCGTTGTAATCCGCGCGTAAGGTCAATTCAATGGGTTTGCCAGCGGCCATATCTTCAGTGAAAGTATCTGGAATACTCAATTCAATATTACGCTCATTCCAGTTACGCTCTTCATCTTCAGGTACATCAGCAAAAGATAAAATGTTCTCGTCTTGTAGTGCTTTAATCAGTTTTGGTGCATGTTGCTCACCACTATATTTTACATATACTGCGGGGTTATCCACGGCTTCTTTAATCGCCACTTTTAACATCACCATAATCATAACGGGCATCAATAAGGCCATGCTCATCGCCACCATTAAGGCGCGCCTGTCACGAAAAGCTTCTTTAAACTCTTTCACCATTAAGGCTTTTAATTGCATCATGCTGCTACTCCTTCATCTGAGCCTATTAATTTAACGAAGGCATCTTCTAATAATTTCTCGCCCGCTAAATCACATAACTCTTGTGGCGTGCCTTGAGCCGCTAACTTGCCATTTGAAACGATAATCACGCGATCACACAGTGCAGCAACCTCTTGCATTACATGGGAAGAAAATAAAATACAATGACCCTTTTCTTTAAATTTAGCTAAATGGTTACGCAAAACTCGTGTACTCATCACGTCTAAACCGCGGGTTGGCTCGTCGAGTACAAAATTTTTCGGTTGATGTACTAAAGCCTGAGCTAAAGTCACTTTCATGCGTTGGCCTTGAGAAAAACCCACTGTTTTGCGATGTGCTAATTCTGTCATTTCTAAATCAGAGAGAATTTGCTCAATGGCGGCATGCTTATTAGCGCCTTTCATGCCATGTATGCTGGCAAAATAATCAATTTGTTCATAAGCGGTTAGTCGTTCATATAAACCAAACTTATCAGGAAAAATACCTAAGAGCTTGCGTGCCTTAATAGGTTCTTCTGTTACTTTAATGCCATCAATCGTCGCGTAGCCCTCATCCGCTCGAAGTAAACCGTAAAGCGTCCGTAAACAGGTCGTTTTACCCGCGCCATTTGGACCTAATATGCCGGTAATTTCACCATCTTTGGCAGTAAAAGATAGGCCATCCAAGGCTTTAACGGTATTTTTCTTACTGACAAAACTTTTATGTAAATTATTAACTTCAATCATGACTTATTCCTTTGCTTCGGTTGGCATAGGGCTCGGCGATACTTCTGCTACTACGCCACCATTTAGACCTACCATAAATGACTCGTCAGGGATCTCTTCTAGACATGACTCATCAAGTTCCTTTGGCGCTTGTTTTTCTAAAAATTCATTAACTATTGTGATACCACAAGTTGTAGAAGCTACTATATGTGCGTTATTTTTAGATATAATGTGATGACTATTAGGTAAATTTACATGGGACTTTTCGCCATTACTCGCTGGCGTTACAGGATCTAATTCACCTGACATAATGAGGGTTGGAATATCAGCGGTTACTGTTTGATAAAATTCATTACTCGGTTGATACTTAGGCCAAGCAGAACATACTTTGCCAACCATCACTAAACTCATGCCTTTAGCGAAACTGTTATCAGCGTCATCAGCTTTCATGTCGGCAGATATTTTTGGATAGTCTTCATTGCAAACAATATTAAAATGCAAACCTATATATATGCCCATACCACCTTCGCCCTGTGCGATAAGGCCGGCCAATGGTTTATAGTTACCTAAATACGCTTGATGAATTAATAAGGGTACTAAACTCCGCGTTTCCATCGAGTACAATTGCATTTGTATAGCAGAAATAAACTTATCATTACTGATAGTAAATGCAGTATTGGTCCCTAATCTTGGGTGAGCAATTTCTACTGTGACAGGTGCTTGTAATAATTTATCAGTTATGGCGCTAAACTCTTTGGCCAAATCAGGGTAATGTCCAGCACAACTTGTCTCATTCTGGCAGTTTTCGATTAGCTTGATAAAAGACTGCTCAGCACTTTTACCAAACAAGCCAATTGGCACTTCAATTGGACCAACACTGTCGAGTACCACACTCTTTAACGATACTGGAAACATACGCATATAAACTAAACCCGCACGTGTGCCATAAGAGCCGCCATAAATATGGACCTGTTGATGATCTAGCGCTGCTCGAACCGCATCAAAGTCTCGAATAGAGTTTTCTGAGTTATATTGACTCAAGTCACCTGTAAGTTGAGCTATACATTGCTCAATATCAGTAATTGAAAAGTCTTCTGGTAGACTGGTGTAGGGATCTACTTCCAATGAATCTTCACATTGCAATGCATGCGACTTGCCGGTGCCACGTTGATCGATAAGGATTAAATCGCGAGTCTTTCTGATTTCATTAAAGCCACGGTAAATATGACTAGCAAGCTCAGTTGCTGCCTGACCAGGCCCTCCGGCTAAGAACATTAACGGCAGTTTTTCTTTACTGTTATCTATCGCGGGTAAGACAACAAAATTAATATCAATTTGAACACCGTCGGGTTTTTCATAATTTTCTGGAGTCACTAAGGTGCCGCATTGCACTTGCTGTCTTATGCCATTTACATGGCAGTTTTCTAACGTCAATTGCTGGTCTGAAATATTTTCAGCCAAACTAATGTTACTAAGCCCTATCACCCAAATGAGTAAGTTCGCTTTAAATAAATTATTCCAATTTATTGTCATTTTATCTTCCTTTTAAAATATTGACTGCTTAGTCTTAACATTGTCGACTTTATTACACTTTTTTTAAAATATATTTATTTCAATACACGCTAATGGCTAAAATTATCTATTACAGTCAAAAAAATACGTTAAGAAGTTTGCAAAGTTCTCTGTCGTCATTTGCAAAATAAGGCTAAAAAATTTTGCCGTTAAGTATCGACAGTATATTTGATATGTAAACTATAAATTTATCTATTTATTATCTCTATCTCACCTATTAAGTAGATATCCCTAATCCACTTCACCCCTTAAAAATAAGCTAATAGGTCTAAAACATGCAATTACACGAAATAACAGAATTAATCATTCACATATTCCTAAAATAACGATAAAGTCTATTATAGGAATTAACCGCCAAATAAGAGGATGACTGATGGAATTAAATCAGTGGGTAGATGAACTATTTGAAGTGTTTGATGAAGATAAGGATGGGGTCATCAATAGAAGTGAATTTGTCGAATTGATTGACTGCTTATTACAAGATAAGGGCATTCGTATGTGTGAAACCATATTCAATCGCTTTGATAAAAATCATGACAACTCGATTTCAAAAGATGAGTTGCGTGAAATGGTCATCGATCTCGCCTTGTAGCTCTTATTTGCGCTTATATATCACCCGTTTATTTAAGCGCAACTTGATCATTGATTGATCGTAAAATTAGCATTTAACCTTTTGAGTTTAACCATAAAAACTCAGCATTCAGCTCATTCTAAAAATAAAACTAAATTTCAAAGTCCTCTCTGTCGCCTGATACTAAGCGCTTTATATTTCACCAAGTCCATTAAGTACGATCGGTTTTTATACATTCACTACTTATTTAATTCAGTTGGTTTAATTCAGTTGGTTTAATTCAGTTGGTTTAAGCCAGGCTTTAGCAGCCTTTATTTCTCAACGATAATATCATCACTCTCCACTTTCATCGAGTTCAGAACAGCAAAGGTCAGACCACTAGCATTCAAAGCCATGGTTTGCTATCATACTCAGCGTACAAGTGTACACTGAAATAGGAATATAACGTGCAAATTCAAGAATACGGCGTAGCGGAAGAAATTGTCAATGCAGTAAGTCATGGGCTAGCGGCATTGCTTAGCGTTGCTGGCTTAACCCTTTTAGTGACTTTAGCCTGGATACAAATTGACATGATGAAGGTGATCAGTTTTAGCATTTATGGTGCTAGCTTAGTTTTGCTATTTAGCGCTTCTACGCTTTATCATGCGTTATTACATGAACGGGCAAAAAGCATATTCAAGTTACTCGACCATTGTGCTATTTATCTATTGATCGCGGGAACATATACCCCGCTAATGCTAGTGACATTAGGTGATGACATTGGCCCGCCCATATTAGCAATTATATGGGGCTTAGCCATTTTAGGTATCGCGTTTAAGGTTAAGTTTGGTAATAAATATAAAAAATTATCTCTCTCAACTTATTTAGGCCTAGGCTTAATATCCCTAACATTCATACATAAACTGAATGAAAAACTTGCACCTGAAGGTATGTTTTTACTCGCGTTGGGAGGTATTATTTATGGTTTAGGCACTATTT includes:
- a CDS encoding ATP-binding cassette domain-containing protein, which produces MIEVNNLHKSFVSKKNTVKALDGLSFTAKDGEITGILGPNGAGKTTCLRTLYGLLRADEGYATIDGIKVTEEPIKARKLLGIFPDKFGLYERLTAYEQIDYFASIHGMKGANKHAAIEQILSDLEMTELAHRKTVGFSQGQRMKVTLAQALVHQPKNFVLDEPTRGLDVMSTRVLRNHLAKFKEKGHCILFSSHVMQEVAALCDRVIIVSNGKLAAQGTPQELCDLAGEKLLEDAFVKLIGSDEGVAA
- a CDS encoding hemolysin III family protein — protein: MQIQEYGVAEEIVNAVSHGLAALLSVAGLTLLVTLAWIQIDMMKVISFSIYGASLVLLFSASTLYHALLHERAKSIFKLLDHCAIYLLIAGTYTPLMLVTLGDDIGPPILAIIWGLAILGIAFKVKFGNKYKKLSLSTYLGLGLISLTFIHKLNEKLAPEGMFLLALGGIIYGLGTIFYVRKNKKYSHAIWHFFVFSAAVCHFFMIFFYVL
- a CDS encoding ABC transporter permease, with amino-acid sequence MMQLKALMVKEFKEAFRDRRALMVAMSMALLMPVMIMVMLKVAIKEAVDNPAVYVKYSGEQHAPKLIKALQDENILSFADVPEDEERNWNERNIELSIPDTFTEDMAAGKPIELTLRADYNEKSLSSPIRRIKDVVSEHSLIIGYKRLLVRGIDTKLLQPIKLLEQDTSLPSSNAVMISLILGVYLMMAAFMSGLPVAIDSSAGERERNVLEMLLCQPVSTLKIVLAKLSCASSISIISIILMLVLTSVAMNFVDLTKIGASFSIDASTFAILLLLLVPICFLAASLQLLFAFQAKSFKEAQSTVTMLIMAPSFIPFALMMMDDKPAWVEWVPISGQSLLMEDVFKGLPIDWNALLFTSMATIGLTVALVLILAKRLTSEKVVMSLS
- a CDS encoding alpha/beta fold hydrolase, with the translated sequence MTINWNNLFKANLLIWVIGLSNISLAENISDQQLTLENCHVNGIRQQVQCGTLVTPENYEKPDGVQIDINFVVLPAIDNSKEKLPLMFLAGGPGQAATELASHIYRGFNEIRKTRDLILIDQRGTGKSHALQCEDSLEVDPYTSLPEDFSITDIEQCIAQLTGDLSQYNSENSIRDFDAVRAALDHQQVHIYGGSYGTRAGLVYMRMFPVSLKSVVLDSVGPIEVPIGLFGKSAEQSFIKLIENCQNETSCAGHYPDLAKEFSAITDKLLQAPVTVEIAHPRLGTNTAFTISNDKFISAIQMQLYSMETRSLVPLLIHQAYLGNYKPLAGLIAQGEGGMGIYIGLHFNIVCNEDYPKISADMKADDADNSFAKGMSLVMVGKVCSAWPKYQPSNEFYQTVTADIPTLIMSGELDPVTPASNGEKSHVNLPNSHHIISKNNAHIVASTTCGITIVNEFLEKQAPKELDESCLEEIPDESFMVGLNGGVVAEVSPSPMPTEAKE
- the glyA gene encoding serine hydroxymethyltransferase is translated as MFTRDMNIADFDPELYQAMSNEVVRQEEHIELIASENYCSPRVLEAQGSQLTNKYAEGYPGKRYYGGCEYVDIAEQLAIDRAKELFGATYANVQPHAGSQANSAVFQALVTPGGKVLGMSLAHGGHLTHGSHVNFSGKSYEAIQYGLHPETGDIDYVELERLAIEHKPEMIIGGFSAFSGVVDWARMRKIADKVEAYFFVDMAHVAGLVAAGLYPNPVPHAHVVTTTTHKTLAGPRGGLIVSACDDEAIYKKLNSAVFPGGQGGPLMHIIAAKAVAFKEALAPEFKVYQQNVLDNAKAMVAVLQERGYKVVSNSTENHLLLLDLIDKDITGKDADAALGRAHITVNKNSVPNDPRSPFVTSGLRLGTPAITRRGFGVEETKITTGWICDILDDIENEDVIAKVRAGVSELCARFPVYK
- the nrdR gene encoding transcriptional regulator NrdR, with protein sequence MYCPFCSANDTKVIDSRLVSDGHQVRRRRECLACHERYTTFESAELVMPRIIKRDGSREPFNEDKMRNGLLRALEKRPVSTEEMELSINKLKSQLRATGEREVSSEMLGTIIMEQLKSLDKVAYIRFASVYRSFEDIKEFGEEIARLGDDE
- a CDS encoding EF-hand domain-containing protein; amino-acid sequence: MELNQWVDELFEVFDEDKDGVINRSEFVELIDCLLQDKGIRMCETIFNRFDKNHDNSISKDELREMVIDLAL
- a CDS encoding sigma-70 family RNA polymerase sigma factor — translated: MNNPVELVIQKQDCFKTAKHKLGYSLSNQAIFINWISEHEKLLRHIINGFEAIPAIQEELFQEIALNIWRALPSFRADSAVKTFIARIAHNVLATHVAKAVKTVKTEQGFQPVDSTSYEPVINDTSVCPQLTPYQSLDQNQRQQRLAHAIRQLKLEQQQVITLALEGMSYQDIADVLAISINLVGVRLQRAKAKLMQLLEAV